The Mucilaginibacter yixingensis genome window below encodes:
- a CDS encoding amino acid permease, with amino-acid sequence MKLFVKKSIAQLLAAPEEGGHTLKRTLGVGAVVALGIGAIIGAGLFVRTAAAAAQNAGPSVTIGFIIAAIGCAFAGLCYAEFASMIPVAGSAYTYSYATMGEFIAWIIGWDLILEYGVGAATVGIAWSEYLNKLLNIFGLNIPYEWCHSPFEKVIDPNTHAVLQHGIVNLPGIFIILLLTIVLIRGTKGSAFVNSLIVITKVAIVLVVIALGWGYINPANHTPFIPKPTIYKDDSGVSHHFGGITGILGAAGVVFFAFIGFDAVSTAAQETKDPKKAMPWGILGSLAICTVLYVLFSFVLTGVASTEDFRTHGKEASVAYAIEHMAGGLINGVWVAKYQWLSNLVTIAILAGFSSVILVMLLGQSRVFYSMSHDGLLPKVFSDVHPKYSTPYKSNWIIFVLVSIFAGFIPGDIVGEMTSIGTLFAFILVCIGVWIMRVKNPEIPRAFKTPAFRFTAIMGVLVCSSMIYGLGWTNWARLIGWLLIGFIIYFGYSVKHSLVRKELAEVPADPPAPELKVTK; translated from the coding sequence ATGAAGTTATTTGTTAAAAAATCTATTGCGCAGCTACTTGCCGCCCCTGAGGAAGGCGGCCACACACTGAAGCGTACCTTGGGTGTGGGTGCTGTGGTAGCACTGGGTATTGGCGCTATTATTGGCGCCGGTTTGTTTGTGCGAACGGCGGCTGCGGCAGCTCAGAATGCTGGTCCGTCTGTTACCATTGGCTTTATTATTGCGGCCATTGGTTGTGCCTTTGCCGGCCTGTGTTATGCTGAGTTTGCCAGTATGATACCCGTTGCCGGTTCAGCTTACACTTACTCTTATGCCACTATGGGCGAGTTTATCGCCTGGATTATCGGCTGGGATTTGATATTGGAATATGGCGTAGGTGCCGCCACGGTAGGCATTGCCTGGAGCGAGTATCTGAATAAGTTACTCAATATATTCGGACTCAATATACCCTACGAGTGGTGCCACTCGCCCTTTGAAAAGGTGATAGACCCTAATACCCATGCAGTATTACAGCATGGTATAGTTAATCTGCCGGGTATATTCATCATCCTGTTATTAACTATAGTGCTTATCAGAGGCACCAAGGGTTCGGCCTTTGTTAACTCACTCATTGTTATTACTAAAGTGGCCATAGTATTGGTGGTTATAGCATTGGGTTGGGGTTACATTAATCCGGCTAATCATACGCCATTTATTCCTAAGCCAACCATTTATAAAGATGACTCAGGCGTTTCTCACCACTTCGGCGGCATTACAGGTATACTGGGAGCTGCAGGCGTGGTGTTTTTTGCTTTTATTGGGTTTGATGCGGTGTCTACAGCTGCACAGGAAACTAAAGACCCTAAAAAAGCTATGCCATGGGGCATTTTGGGTTCACTGGCTATCTGTACAGTGCTGTATGTACTATTCTCGTTTGTGTTAACAGGTGTGGCCAGTACAGAAGATTTTAGAACCCACGGTAAAGAAGCCTCTGTAGCTTATGCTATAGAACACATGGCTGGCGGCTTGATAAACGGCGTTTGGGTAGCTAAATATCAATGGCTATCTAACCTTGTGACCATCGCTATTCTGGCTGGTTTTTCATCGGTTATTCTGGTGATGTTGCTGGGGCAGTCGCGCGTGTTCTATTCAATGAGTCATGACGGTTTGCTGCCGAAAGTGTTTTCGGATGTGCATCCAAAATATTCAACCCCATACAAATCAAACTGGATCATATTTGTGCTGGTGAGCATTTTTGCCGGTTTTATTCCGGGGGATATTGTAGGGGAGATGACTAGTATCGGTACGCTGTTCGCCTTCATCCTGGTGTGTATCGGTGTATGGATTATGCGTGTAAAGAACCCGGAAATCCCGCGTGCGTTCAAAACGCCCGCTTTTAGATTTACCGCCATTATGGGCGTATTGGTATGTTCTTCCATGATTTACGGCCTGGGATGGACTAACTGGGCCCGATTGATTGGCTGGTTACTTATAGGTTTTATCATCTATTTTGGCTACAGTGTTAAACACTCGCTGGTGCGTAAAGAATTAGCAGAAGTACCGGCAGATCCACCCGCTCCTGAGCTTAAGGTTACCAAATAA
- a CDS encoding MarC family protein: MLSFDPKQIVSVTMILFAIIDILGAIPVIIELRQRAGHIQSEKASIVVLVLMVIFLFVGDELLNVIGLDVASFAIAGSLVIFIIAMEMILGIRFFKEEMPEAVSIVPLAFPLIAGAGTMTTLLSLKSQYQTQNILVGIIVNTVFVYLVLKNVKWLERLFGKTGIMVLRKAFGIILLAIAIKLFRTNTHL; this comes from the coding sequence ATGCTAAGCTTCGACCCGAAACAGATCGTATCTGTTACGATGATCTTGTTTGCTATTATCGATATTTTGGGCGCTATCCCCGTAATTATAGAACTGCGGCAACGGGCAGGACATATCCAGTCTGAAAAGGCTTCTATTGTGGTATTGGTGTTGATGGTGATCTTTCTATTTGTCGGCGATGAATTGTTGAACGTTATCGGCCTGGATGTGGCCTCGTTCGCCATAGCAGGCTCATTGGTGATCTTTATTATTGCGATGGAGATGATTCTGGGCATTCGGTTCTTTAAAGAAGAAATGCCCGAGGCGGTGTCTATTGTTCCACTGGCATTTCCATTAATAGCCGGTGCCGGTACCATGACTACGCTGTTATCGCTCAAATCACAGTATCAAACGCAGAATATATTAGTTGGCATTATTGTCAATACCGTTTTTGTGTATTTGGTATTGAAGAATGTAAAATGGCTGGAAAGGCTTTTTGGTAAAACGGGGATTATGGTGCTGCGTAAAGCTTTCGGCATTATTTTGCTGGCTATTGCCATTAAGCTGTTCAGAACGAACACGCATTTGTAA
- the leuB gene encoding 3-isopropylmalate dehydrogenase — protein MKKHILVIPGDGIGQEVTSWGKAVLVKIGEQYGHEFTFDEALMGHAGIEATGSPLPDETLEKAKASDAILFGAIGHIKYDNDPSAKVRPEQGLLKIRKELGLYANLRPIMLFDELLDASSLKPEVLRGTDILFFRELTGDVYFGEKKRSEDGNSASDLMIYHRYEVERIARKAFEAARARSKRLCSVDKANVLEASRLWREVVQELAPQYPDVETEHMFIDNAAMQLVKNPKKFDVVLTANLFGDILTDEASQIAGSMGMLASASVGDGTGFFEPIHGSAHDIAGQDKANPLASILSVALMLEISFGLKDEAKKITDAIDATLKAGYRTGDIADANTDKAKILGTTAMGQKVLEYLN, from the coding sequence ATTAAAAAACACATATTAGTTATACCCGGCGACGGGATCGGTCAGGAAGTGACCTCTTGGGGCAAAGCCGTTTTAGTAAAAATCGGTGAGCAATACGGTCATGAGTTTACATTTGACGAGGCTTTAATGGGCCACGCAGGTATTGAGGCTACCGGTAGCCCGCTGCCTGATGAAACTCTGGAAAAAGCCAAAGCCAGCGATGCTATCCTGTTCGGCGCAATCGGTCATATTAAATATGATAATGATCCATCGGCAAAAGTTCGTCCAGAGCAGGGTTTGTTAAAAATCCGCAAAGAGCTGGGCCTGTATGCTAACCTGCGCCCTATTATGCTGTTTGACGAATTGTTGGATGCATCGAGCCTGAAACCAGAGGTACTTCGCGGCACCGATATCCTGTTCTTCCGTGAACTAACCGGCGACGTATACTTCGGTGAAAAAAAACGCAGCGAAGACGGCAATTCTGCTTCTGACCTGATGATCTATCACCGTTATGAAGTTGAGCGTATTGCCCGCAAAGCATTCGAGGCTGCACGTGCACGTAGCAAACGCCTTTGTTCTGTAGACAAAGCCAACGTACTGGAAGCATCACGCCTATGGCGCGAAGTGGTACAGGAGCTGGCACCACAATATCCTGACGTTGAGACTGAACACATGTTCATCGACAACGCTGCTATGCAGTTGGTTAAAAATCCAAAGAAATTTGACGTGGTATTAACCGCTAACCTGTTTGGTGATATCCTGACCGACGAGGCTTCGCAGATTGCCGGTTCTATGGGTATGCTGGCATCAGCCTCTGTAGGCGACGGCACTGGTTTCTTTGAGCCAATCCATGGTTCGGCGCATGATATTGCCGGTCAGGACAAGGCTAACCCGCTTGCTTCTATCCTATCAGTTGCCCTGATGCTGGAAATCAGCTTCGGCCTGAAAGATGAAGCTAAAAAGATTACCGATGCGATAGACGCAACCCTGAAAGCAGGCTACCGCACCGGCGATATTGCCGACGCTAATACCGACAAGGCAAAAATTTTAGGCACCACGGCTATGGGCCAAAAGGTGTTAGAGTATTTGAATTAA
- a CDS encoding APC family permease gives MQDNASPKLKHELGLLDGTMLVAGSMIGSGIFIVSADIIRNVGSSGWLIFVWVITGFMTLTAAVSYGELSGMYPKAGGQYVYLKEAYNKMIAFLYGWSFFAVIQTGTIAAVGVAFSKFAAYIFKPLSEDNILFSIATGTNKSGAPTYFTISAAQIVSILLIILLTYVNTKGVKGGKIIQNIFTLAKLLSLFGLIIFGLIMLKGDVWHANWSNAWSLHKLNADGSFSSYTTTAAMGAIAAAMVGSIFSADAWNNVTFIAGEMNNPKRNIGLSLFFGTLIVTIIYVSANVMYTAVLPLHDIATAEKDRVAVAASTQIFGQIGTLVIALMIMVSTFGCNNGLILAGARVYHTMANDGLFFKKAGTLNKAAVPEFGLWIQCVVASILCLSGSYGKLLDMISFVVVLFYVLTIFGIYILRKKRPDAERPYKAFGYPVLPAIYIIMGLVFCGLLLKYQQGNYPVWGLIIVLIGIPIYYFTKPDAKKQEVLTTDS, from the coding sequence ATGCAAGACAACGCTTCGCCAAAACTTAAGCACGAATTAGGACTGTTAGACGGCACCATGCTGGTAGCCGGATCAATGATTGGCTCTGGTATTTTTATTGTAAGTGCCGATATCATCCGTAACGTAGGCTCATCAGGCTGGCTGATCTTTGTTTGGGTAATTACCGGGTTTATGACGCTTACCGCAGCCGTTAGTTATGGCGAGTTGAGCGGTATGTACCCTAAAGCGGGTGGCCAGTATGTATACCTCAAAGAGGCCTACAACAAAATGATCGCCTTTTTATATGGATGGAGCTTTTTTGCCGTGATACAAACCGGCACTATAGCTGCGGTGGGGGTAGCTTTCTCCAAGTTTGCAGCTTACATATTTAAACCGCTAAGCGAGGATAATATCCTATTCAGCATTGCAACAGGTACCAATAAATCTGGCGCACCGACGTATTTTACCATCAGTGCTGCGCAGATTGTTTCTATCCTGCTTATTATACTGCTTACCTATGTCAATACCAAAGGTGTTAAAGGCGGCAAGATTATCCAGAACATTTTTACGCTTGCTAAGCTGCTCAGCCTTTTCGGATTGATCATTTTCGGGTTAATTATGCTGAAAGGCGATGTATGGCATGCCAACTGGAGTAATGCGTGGTCTTTACATAAATTGAATGCCGACGGCAGTTTTAGCAGCTATACTACCACGGCGGCCATGGGCGCTATAGCGGCGGCCATGGTAGGTTCTATCTTTAGTGCCGATGCCTGGAACAATGTCACCTTTATTGCCGGTGAGATGAACAATCCCAAGCGCAATATTGGTCTTAGCCTTTTCTTCGGTACACTGATAGTCACTATCATTTACGTATCAGCCAACGTAATGTATACCGCTGTTTTGCCGCTGCACGATATTGCAACAGCAGAAAAAGACCGTGTGGCTGTAGCTGCCTCTACCCAGATCTTCGGACAGATTGGCACATTAGTTATAGCGTTAATGATTATGGTATCCACCTTCGGCTGTAATAACGGATTGATACTTGCCGGCGCACGTGTATACCATACCATGGCAAATGACGGTTTATTCTTTAAAAAGGCCGGTACGCTAAACAAAGCAGCTGTTCCAGAGTTTGGTTTATGGATACAGTGTGTGGTGGCATCGATACTGTGTTTGAGCGGAAGCTATGGCAAACTATTGGATATGATTTCATTTGTAGTAGTGTTGTTTTATGTGCTTACTATTTTTGGCATCTATATTCTGCGCAAAAAACGCCCTGATGCAGAGCGGCCGTACAAAGCTTTTGGCTATCCCGTGCTACCTGCTATTTACATTATAATGGGTTTAGTTTTCTGCGGATTGTTACTGAAATATCAGCAAGGCAACTACCCTGTTTGGGGACTGATTATTGTGCTGATAGGCATACCTATTTATTATTTTACAAAACCTGATGCAAAAAAACAGGAAGTACTTACTACTGATTCTTAG
- a CDS encoding sodium-translocating pyrophosphatase — MNFLNNYLIYLIPFLGVVGILVMAAKSAWVSKQDAGEGDMTELSGYIAKGAMAFLRAEWKVLSYFVVLAGILLAYSGTTVKTSSPVIAISFIIGAFLSAFAGYIGMRIATKANVRTTQAAKTSLAQALKVSFTGGTVMGLGVAGLAIIGLGSLFIVFYQMYVVSQHGNVNGFEMEKALEVLAGFSLGAESIALFARVGGGIYTKAADIGADLVGKVEAGIPEDDVRNPATIADNVGDNVGDVAGMGADLFGSYVATMLATMVLGREIVGADGKSLVDNFGGISPVLLPMLIAGLGLIFSIVGAAFVRIKNEEDSVQNALNIGNWTSIILTAVATFFVVRWMLPAGDLHLIRDTMPGTTTLKEGVKQFDKTGVYLSIIVGLVVGTLMSIITEYYTAMGKRPVISITQQSATGHATNIIGGLAIGMESTVLPILVLAGGIYGSYHFAGLYGVAIAAAGMMATTAMQLAIDAFGPIADNAGGIAEMSRLPEEVRHRTDNLDAVGNTTAATGKGFAIASAALTSLALFAAFVGVAGIDHIDIYKADVLAGLFVGGMIPFIFSSLAISAVGRAAMAMVHEVRRQFREIPGIMEHKAKPEYEKCVAISTQASIREMVAPGLIAIITPIIIGFTFGPEVLGGLLAGVTVSGVLMGMFQSNAGGAWDNAKKSFEKGVEINGEVYKKGSEPHKAAVTGDTVGDPFKDTSGPSMNILIKLMSIVSLVIAPHLNHEVRHNERLQDEINQHSQTVHVMKVDKKV; from the coding sequence ATGAATTTCTTGAACAATTACCTGATTTATCTAATTCCGTTTTTAGGTGTGGTGGGGATACTGGTGATGGCCGCCAAATCTGCCTGGGTATCTAAACAAGACGCTGGCGAGGGCGACATGACCGAACTTTCGGGCTACATTGCTAAAGGCGCTATGGCCTTTCTGCGTGCAGAGTGGAAGGTGCTGAGTTACTTTGTGGTTTTGGCGGGTATTTTGCTGGCTTATTCTGGCACTACCGTAAAAACCTCCAGCCCGGTTATTGCTATTTCATTTATTATTGGTGCGTTTCTGTCGGCCTTTGCGGGTTATATCGGTATGCGCATAGCTACTAAAGCTAATGTGCGCACTACGCAGGCCGCCAAAACTAGTCTGGCGCAGGCGCTTAAGGTTTCTTTTACTGGTGGTACGGTAATGGGTCTGGGTGTGGCTGGTTTGGCTATTATAGGCCTGGGGTCGTTGTTCATTGTTTTTTACCAGATGTATGTAGTAAGCCAGCACGGTAACGTAAATGGTTTTGAAATGGAGAAAGCGCTGGAAGTTCTGGCTGGTTTCTCATTAGGAGCAGAGTCTATCGCGCTGTTTGCCCGTGTAGGCGGCGGTATCTATACCAAAGCGGCCGACATAGGCGCCGACCTGGTAGGTAAGGTTGAAGCCGGTATCCCTGAGGATGACGTGCGTAACCCCGCTACCATTGCCGATAACGTGGGCGATAACGTAGGTGACGTGGCAGGTATGGGAGCCGATTTGTTTGGTTCGTATGTGGCTACCATGTTAGCCACAATGGTACTGGGCCGCGAGATTGTTGGCGCTGATGGTAAGAGCCTGGTAGATAATTTTGGTGGTATTAGCCCTGTGCTTTTACCGATGCTGATAGCTGGCTTAGGGTTGATATTCTCTATTGTTGGCGCTGCTTTTGTTCGGATAAAGAATGAAGAGGACAGTGTTCAGAACGCACTGAATATTGGTAACTGGACGTCTATCATATTAACCGCCGTTGCTACATTTTTTGTGGTTAGATGGATGCTGCCAGCAGGTGATCTGCATTTAATTCGTGATACGATGCCCGGCACTACCACGCTGAAGGAAGGTGTAAAACAGTTTGATAAAACCGGCGTATACCTGTCTATTATAGTAGGTTTGGTGGTTGGTACGCTGATGTCTATTATCACCGAGTATTATACCGCCATGGGTAAACGCCCGGTGATAAGCATTACGCAGCAGTCTGCAACCGGTCATGCTACCAACATTATAGGCGGTTTGGCTATTGGTATGGAGTCAACCGTATTGCCTATCCTGGTTTTGGCCGGTGGTATTTATGGTTCTTATCATTTTGCCGGTTTGTACGGTGTGGCTATCGCCGCTGCGGGTATGATGGCCACCACCGCTATGCAGTTGGCCATAGATGCTTTCGGGCCTATTGCTGATAACGCCGGAGGTATTGCAGAAATGAGCCGTTTGCCAGAGGAAGTGCGCCATCGTACCGATAACCTGGATGCCGTGGGTAACACCACCGCTGCTACCGGTAAGGGTTTTGCCATTGCCTCTGCGGCATTAACCTCGCTGGCGCTGTTTGCGGCGTTTGTGGGCGTTGCGGGTATTGATCATATTGATATTTATAAAGCCGATGTACTGGCAGGCCTGTTTGTGGGGGGGATGATTCCTTTCATCTTTTCTTCGCTGGCAATCTCGGCGGTTGGTCGTGCCGCTATGGCTATGGTGCATGAGGTTCGCCGCCAATTCCGCGAGATTCCGGGGATTATGGAGCACAAAGCTAAGCCCGAGTACGAGAAATGCGTGGCTATCTCCACTCAGGCCTCTATCCGCGAGATGGTAGCCCCTGGTTTAATTGCTATCATCACGCCAATTATCATCGGTTTTACTTTTGGTCCGGAAGTATTGGGTGGTTTGCTGGCCGGCGTAACCGTTTCTGGTGTGCTGATGGGTATGTTCCAAAGCAACGCCGGCGGTGCCTGGGATAACGCCAAAAAATCATTTGAGAAAGGGGTGGAGATTAACGGTGAAGTTTATAAAAAAGGTTCAGAGCCACACAAGGCTGCTGTAACTGGTGATACCGTGGGCGATCCGTTTAAAGATACCTCTGGTCCATCGATGAATATCCTCATCAAGCTAATGTCTATCGTTTCACTGGTTATTGCACCGCACCTGAACCACGAGGTTAGACATAACGAACGCTTACAGGACGAGATTAACCAACACTCGCAAACGGTGCATGTGATGAAGGTAGATAAGAAAGTGTGA
- a CDS encoding 2-isopropylmalate synthase translates to MLHDPNRVYVFDTTLRDGEQVPGCQLTTPEKIEIARELEALGVDIIEAGFPISSPGDFQSVVEISKAVTHPTVCALTRANKGDIDAAVQALQYAKHPRIHTGIGSSDQHIKHKFNSTRDEILARAVEAVKYAKGFVEDIEFYAEDAGRADIEFLARMVEAVIAAGATVVNIPDTNGYCLPDQYGAKIKFLKENVKNIDKAIISVHCHNDLGLATANSVAGLQNGARQIEGTINGIGERAGNTSIEEVVMILKTHQLGLHTNINARQFYEISRMVSTQMRMPVQPNKAIVGANAFAHSSGIHQDGFLKNRENYEIIKPEDVGFPSASIVLTARSGRHALKYHLERLGFTLDKPTLDDVYKRFLTLADSKLDINDEDLQSLMAVPEVK, encoded by the coding sequence ATGTTACACGATCCCAACCGCGTTTACGTATTTGACACCACCCTGCGCGATGGTGAGCAGGTGCCCGGCTGCCAGCTAACCACCCCTGAAAAGATTGAGATAGCCCGCGAGCTGGAAGCGCTGGGCGTTGACATTATTGAGGCAGGTTTTCCTATCTCCAGCCCTGGTGATTTCCAGAGCGTTGTTGAGATATCTAAAGCTGTTACCCATCCAACCGTTTGCGCGCTAACCCGTGCCAACAAAGGCGATATTGATGCTGCTGTACAAGCGCTACAATATGCAAAACACCCGCGTATCCACACTGGTATCGGCTCGTCAGATCAGCATATCAAACATAAATTCAACAGCACTCGCGATGAAATTCTTGCTCGTGCGGTTGAAGCAGTAAAATATGCCAAAGGTTTTGTAGAAGATATTGAATTTTACGCTGAAGATGCCGGTCGTGCAGATATCGAGTTCCTTGCCCGCATGGTTGAGGCTGTGATTGCTGCTGGTGCTACTGTAGTAAACATTCCGGATACCAATGGCTACTGTCTGCCAGATCAGTACGGCGCTAAAATTAAATTCCTGAAAGAGAACGTTAAAAATATTGACAAGGCCATCATTTCTGTACACTGCCATAATGATTTAGGTTTGGCTACTGCTAACTCTGTAGCTGGTTTACAGAACGGTGCCCGCCAGATTGAAGGTACCATTAACGGTATTGGCGAGCGTGCCGGTAACACTTCTATTGAAGAAGTGGTGATGATCTTGAAAACGCACCAACTGGGCTTACACACCAACATTAACGCGCGCCAATTCTATGAAATTAGCCGTATGGTGAGCACGCAGATGCGTATGCCGGTGCAGCCAAACAAAGCTATTGTTGGCGCTAATGCTTTTGCACACAGCTCTGGCATTCACCAGGATGGTTTCTTGAAAAACCGCGAGAACTACGAGATTATTAAACCGGAAGACGTAGGCTTCCCAAGTGCCAGCATTGTGCTGACTGCACGTAGCGGTCGCCATGCGCTTAAATACCATTTGGAGCGTTTAGGCTTTACCCTGGATAAACCAACGCTTGATGATGTTTACAAACGCTTCTTAACGCTGGCCGACAGTAAATTAGACATAAATGACGAAGATCTGCAAAGCTTGATGGCTGTGCCTGAGGTAAAATAA
- the ilvA gene encoding threonine ammonia-lyase IlvA: protein MMETDTKNALDFDAAYARLKGVVKHTPLEFNQGLSNRYGCEVYLKREDLQLVRSYKLRGAYNMISGLPQEKLVNGVVCASAGNHAQGVAFSCRKMGIKGVIFMPEITPKQKVKQTEMFGDGFVEIVLTGDTFDDCLHEALAYTQAHEMTFIPPFDDHRIIAGQGTVGVEILEDLPGVEAVIMPVGGGGLASGVSTYLRQQKPDTLLLGVEPEGAPSMVEAFRQGNPVTLDKINRFVDGAAVKRVGALTYQICQQLLDDMQLVPEGKICTTILKLYNEDAIVVEPAGALSVAALDLYKDKIKGKKVVCVISGGNNDIDRMQEIKEKSLLYEGLKHYFIVTFPQRPGALKLFVNNVLGPHDDITRFEFIKKSEKESGPALVGIELKDAADYPGLKQRMEAHRFKVIDINQDQTLFDYLV, encoded by the coding sequence ATGATGGAGACCGACACGAAGAACGCACTTGATTTTGATGCCGCCTACGCCCGCTTAAAAGGCGTAGTTAAACATACACCGCTTGAATTTAATCAGGGTCTGAGCAACCGTTACGGCTGCGAGGTGTACCTGAAACGTGAGGACCTGCAATTAGTACGCTCGTACAAACTGCGTGGCGCTTACAACATGATTAGCGGCTTACCGCAAGAGAAACTGGTTAATGGCGTGGTTTGCGCCAGTGCCGGTAACCATGCACAGGGTGTAGCTTTTTCGTGCCGTAAAATGGGGATTAAAGGCGTAATTTTTATGCCCGAGATTACGCCGAAACAAAAGGTAAAACAAACCGAAATGTTTGGCGATGGTTTTGTGGAGATTGTATTAACAGGCGATACTTTTGATGATTGCCTGCACGAGGCCCTTGCTTATACCCAGGCTCATGAAATGACCTTCATCCCTCCTTTTGATGACCACAGAATTATTGCAGGACAAGGAACCGTAGGCGTTGAAATACTGGAAGACTTACCCGGTGTAGAAGCCGTAATTATGCCGGTAGGCGGCGGTGGTTTGGCGTCAGGAGTGAGCACCTACCTTCGTCAGCAGAAACCAGATACTTTGTTGCTGGGTGTTGAGCCAGAAGGTGCACCTTCAATGGTAGAGGCCTTCCGCCAGGGTAACCCCGTTACGCTGGATAAGATTAATCGTTTTGTTGACGGCGCTGCGGTAAAACGCGTGGGTGCCCTCACCTATCAGATCTGTCAGCAACTGCTGGATGACATGCAGCTGGTGCCGGAGGGAAAAATCTGTACCACTATCCTTAAACTATACAATGAGGATGCCATTGTGGTAGAGCCTGCCGGTGCATTATCTGTAGCTGCCTTAGATCTTTATAAAGACAAGATCAAAGGCAAAAAGGTGGTATGTGTTATCAGCGGTGGCAATAACGATATTGACCGAATGCAGGAGATCAAAGAAAAATCGCTGCTGTATGAAGGGCTGAAGCATTACTTCATCGTTACCTTCCCACAACGTCCGGGTGCATTAAAACTGTTTGTAAACAATGTGCTTGGCCCGCATGATGATATTACCCGCTTTGAGTTCATCAAGAAATCAGAGAAAGAAAGCGGTCCGGCGCTGGTAGGCATCGAACTGAAAGATGCAGCCGATTACCCAGGCCTGAAACAACGGATGGAAGCCCATCGCTTTAAAGTGATCGATATTAATCAGGATCAGACTTTGTTTGATTATCTGGTTTAA
- a CDS encoding acyltransferase: protein MTTQSTTGYRDRIIGLDILRSTAILAVLMAHSSDLLSKETTFKAAAFFSGFFGVELFFVLSGFLIGTVLMKTFNIPHLNTSSIGLFWIRRWFRTLPNYYLIIGVYNLLYHHITHTWVYSFKNNTSYFFFLQNIKPGMSAQYFSVSWSLAIEEWFYLLFPLLLFIGQYLSKNRRLVLLSVTGIFIFIPLLLRAYFALTSANTEWDNGFRKVMPLRLDGIGVGVLLAYIHYYHKTSLEKARFKLCGIGSCILIAETLFWACPQFINTGLSSLLFKTIFFTCFSIGVALVLPAFYYLKISHKSLFGYAVTNISLVSYSVYLLHPLVLLILPNMLAKRHLDNPILHFALVWVMSFLLSWVLYQIFEKPTTNLRDKFKGRKYTAV, encoded by the coding sequence ATGACAACACAAAGCACAACCGGGTACCGTGACCGAATAATCGGACTCGATATTTTAAGGAGCACCGCCATATTAGCCGTCCTGATGGCTCATAGTTCTGATTTATTATCAAAAGAAACAACGTTTAAAGCCGCTGCATTTTTCAGCGGCTTTTTTGGCGTAGAATTATTCTTTGTGCTAAGCGGTTTTCTAATTGGCACTGTGCTGATGAAGACGTTTAATATCCCACATTTAAACACGAGTTCAATCGGTCTATTTTGGATAAGAAGATGGTTTAGAACATTGCCTAATTATTATCTTATCATCGGGGTTTATAATCTGCTCTATCACCATATAACTCATACCTGGGTTTATAGCTTTAAAAATAACACCAGTTATTTTTTTTTCCTGCAAAACATCAAGCCCGGAATGTCTGCACAATATTTCTCGGTTTCTTGGAGTTTAGCTATTGAAGAATGGTTTTACCTGTTATTTCCGTTACTATTATTTATAGGTCAGTATTTGTCAAAAAACCGTAGGCTGGTACTCCTATCAGTAACCGGTATTTTTATCTTCATCCCGCTGCTGCTTCGGGCATATTTTGCCCTAACCAGCGCAAATACCGAATGGGACAATGGCTTTCGAAAAGTAATGCCATTGAGATTAGACGGCATAGGTGTAGGTGTATTGCTTGCTTATATCCATTACTATCATAAAACCAGTTTAGAAAAAGCCAGATTTAAGCTTTGCGGTATAGGTTCATGTATTCTTATAGCAGAAACCTTATTTTGGGCTTGTCCACAATTTATAAATACCGGCTTATCATCACTGCTATTCAAAACCATCTTCTTTACTTGCTTTAGTATAGGCGTCGCTTTGGTTCTACCAGCATTTTACTATTTAAAAATCAGCCATAAATCTTTGTTTGGCTATGCTGTCACCAACATCAGCCTGGTATCTTATTCTGTTTATTTATTGCACCCATTGGTACTCTTGATTTTGCCCAATATGCTTGCTAAGCGGCATCTGGATAATCCGATACTTCATTTTGCATTGGTCTGGGTAATGAGTTTCTTGCTTTCGTGGGTGCTTTATCAAATTTTTGAGAAGCCAACAACAAATCTTCGCGACAAGTTTAAAGGCAGAAAATATACTGCTGTTTAA